A single Candidatus Thorarchaeota archaeon DNA region contains:
- a CDS encoding HD domain-containing protein, which translates to MKKGTKHQKTTLKERVRKLFEDNPLCLVAFDELENDIEVQTILEDTNRMAIDRLGYSDHGHIHSLIVTKSGGELFNALRGTVEPTIVQEGTGDLQDAQLVVLLACYLHDVGMSVHREEHNDFSVVLAMPIIERVLAKVYPANRRKQVHIRGHVLHAIVSHDKLVKPSTMEAGLVGIADAVDMTAGRARIPFEAGSVNIHSASAMAIREVRIGKGKDKAVRIEVEMSNASGIFQIQELLEKKIRNAPKLIDHIELYAIMSGQEDRILSEQLRVL; encoded by the coding sequence GTGAAGAAAGGAACCAAGCATCAAAAGACGACTCTCAAGGAGAGAGTCAGGAAGCTGTTTGAAGACAATCCGCTCTGTCTGGTTGCATTCGACGAGCTTGAGAACGACATTGAAGTCCAGACCATTCTTGAGGACACGAACCGAATGGCGATAGACCGACTCGGATACTCGGACCACGGTCACATCCACTCACTGATAGTCACCAAGAGTGGTGGCGAGTTGTTCAATGCATTGAGGGGAACTGTTGAGCCCACCATAGTTCAGGAGGGGACCGGGGACCTTCAGGATGCCCAGTTGGTCGTGCTACTTGCGTGCTATCTCCATGACGTAGGGATGAGCGTGCATCGTGAGGAACACAATGACTTTTCCGTAGTGCTTGCCATGCCGATAATTGAGCGAGTCCTTGCGAAGGTGTATCCTGCCAACCGACGAAAACAGGTACACATCAGGGGACATGTCCTTCATGCGATAGTGAGCCACGACAAGCTGGTGAAGCCAAGCACTATGGAGGCGGGTCTGGTTGGGATAGCGGACGCGGTCGACATGACTGCAGGACGCGCCAGAATCCCATTCGAGGCGGGAAGTGTCAACATACACTCTGCGTCCGCAATGGCGATACGAGAGGTCAGGATTGGCAAGGGGAAGGACAAGGCGGTCAGAATAGAGGTTGAGATGAGCAATGCGTCAGGTATATTTCAGATACAGGAACTCCTGGAGAAGAAGATTCGTAACGCCCCGAAGCTCATCGACCACATCGAGCTCTATGCCATAATGTCAGGGCAGGAGGACAGGATCCTGTCGGAGCAGCTCAGAGTACTCTGA